From the Bacillus sp. FJAT-22090 genome, the window TGAACAATTCAAAGAAATAACATGTGTTATTAACCGACTAGAAGAAAGTAAAATGAAAGAAATCATTAATGATATTGACGTGAATGCTTTTATCACAGTCTATGAAGTAGCCGAGGTAAAGGGCGGTAACTTCAAAAAGAATAATATTCATTGAATATATAAAAAAGCTATACTTCATTGGAAGTATAGCTTTTTTATAATACAAGTTACAGAAAATTAGATGGAATAAAAATAGGGGAATGAATATATCCGTTTATTCAAATCCTTGTTGGAATATAGGCACTTATCTCTCAATAAGAATACTATTACATATATAATGAACATTATTCTTTGGAATACTCTTGGGTGTAATACTCCATACCTTCTCCATCCACAATAATACGTTCACCAATTTTTTGAAACTCCAATGATACCCCACCGTCAGCAGAAATATAATACTTGTCATCTTTTGTCGAGATGTTCACATTTTTAAAATTTTTTAAAAAATGATTACCACTCTTGACCTGTTCGGATTCCAAAATCTTATCTATACTACTTTTCTCTTTTGACTGTGGATCATAATTAGCGCTAATCATTAATTCATCCCCGATAACTACTATTAGCTGGCCTCTCCGACTTGTAAAGCCTGAATCTTCAAAATCACTAGCTTTAGCAATAAATTTAGATTCATTTGTTTCTTCCGAGCATGCGACTAATAGAAGGATTAAAGCGATGCAAAAAAATAATAGGGCTATTATCTTCTTCAATATCTTTCCTCCTCTATCTTTTGTATTACAATACGTTAAGAGATATTAAAGGTTTCAAATTATTTAATATTCTGGAAATATACAAGCATTAAAATGTAAAATATTATTTTTCTCAATTGTCACGATTGTTTAACTACAGCTAGTTCAATCTTTCATATGTTTTGATTCGAATGGAAAATTTCATAATATAAGAAACTTATATTTGTTTAAGTCGTATTAGAAAGGAGGGCGAAGTTTACGTGTCAAAATAAATAGACCAAATGCTGTTTGCCTAAGGCGCAGGTTTAATTAACGTTAAATTCTGACTAATAGCATTAAGGATTTAAATCGTATGATGGGAGTTACAAAACGGTGGGGAATTATGAGAAATAAGAAAACATTATGTATTATAATTGTAACGTTACTACTTCTAATTATTGTTACAAGTTTACAATTATCAAAAACTATTAAAATTGAAGATTTATTAACAGAAGAATTCTTGTATGATGATACGAATATTATTGTCGAAAGTATAAATGGTGTAAACTTCGAAGAAATCAATCTTCCAGATCACAAGAAGAAAGAGTTAATTTCACTGTTTGAAAATGCAGAATTGAATGAGGCTAAAGAACAGTATTCGCCTTTGGATGCTGAATATAAAATATATACTAAAGTGGACCAAATTTATATATTTGTTGAAGAAAATGTAATTGTATTCCCTAAGAAAAATATTAAGTCTTATAAAGTTATAAATAATGATAGTTTTATAGAAGAAATAGAAGAAATATTACAATAGCATTTATTTCATTATTGTTTGGAGGAATGTATTTTGAAAAAGTTTGTTTTTATATTTGGGCCACAAGCAGTTGGAAAAATGACTGTCGGGCAAGAACTTGCAAAGGTAACAGGCTTAAAGTTATTCCATAACCACATGACTATTGATTTACTAGAGCCGTTATTCGGATTTAGTCCAGAAATGTGGAGATTAACACACCTATTTCGGAAGGAAATATTTAATGCATTTTCTAAAAGTACTAATGATGGAATGATTTTTACTAAGGTATGGTACTTCGATCAAAAAGAGGATTGGGAAGATATAGAAAATATGTGTCAAACAGTATCTACACATGGTGCAGATATTTATTTCGTTGAATTAGAAGCCAACGTAGAAGAGAGGTTAAAACGAAACAAAACACCACATAGACTTGAATATAAACCAACTAAAAGAAATATTGAACAATCGGAACAACATTTAATTGGTACCTTAGAAAGTAATAGATTGAATTCTAAGAAGGGTGAAATTGAAAAGGAGAATTATATAAGAATTGATAATACATACTTGAGTGCGGAAGAGGTCGCTCAAATAATTAAAAAAGAGTTTAAATTATAGTGCATTTGTTCAACTTATTTCTTGTTTATTAACGGTGTAGTTTACAACCCTATATAGGATCTTTTCAAAATTAAAAGGATTATCTAATGGAATAAGTTTAATTTTTATGTATGGGAATCATAGGAATATCGGTCTTCGGTGTAGAAATTATTAACAGGTGTCCAAAATTAAGGAGGAAAATATGAATAAGTTTAGTTTGTTTGGCAAGTTTCTAGTACAAGAAGGTGAACTTAACAAAATGGTAGATATTTTGCTGGAAGCAGCAGAATCAATGAAGAAATTGGATGAGTGTGAGATATATCTTGTGAATACTTCTGAAAACGAACCAAATTCTGTTTATGTTTATGAAGTGTGGAGCAATGAAAATGCCCATAAAGCGTCTCTTGAACTGGAAGCTACACAAACATTAATAAAGCGTGCAAAACCAATCATTACTGGAGTTGAGAGAATCAGCACCCTAAAAACAAGGGGCGGGAAGGGTATTTCATAAAATTCTTTTTGAACAAATGTGTTGTATTTTAATAGATGTTGGGTTGCTTAGGCAACTCTTTTTTAATGGAACAGATTAGTTGAAGGAAATTTGAATATTTAGATGGATTTAATGTTACAATTAATGAAAAATAATCCATTTATTTTAAGAGTTATATAAGTAATATTATGTATTGATCAGTATGAATTATCAGAACGAGAAAGGACTATATGAGGTGGAAAATGTCTTTTAGAATTATTGTTCAATTATTTGTAGCTCTAATGGTTTTTATAATATCTACTCTTGTTGCGTGGTATGAGGGAAGCCAAATAAGAAATGTTTCTTGGGAGTGGAAATATACTACTATTTTTTCTGAAATGCTAAACGGTCCAGTGAAACAAGCAAGTGATATTTTAACTATTGATTATTTCATATTTGCCGCTAAATTTTTCCCTACTTTCCCATTGCTTATGTTACTTAGTGGAACTTACCTTTTAATTCTTATAGGTTATTCTTTACTCAAACAGAACAATAAGAAGTTTTCGTATTTCCTAACATGTATTGGGGTTTTGTTCTTGATATTAGGTGGTTTATTTTCAAATTCTCCAACATACGGCTTAAAAATATTTTTCTACAGTTTTATATTTATTGGGATATCATCAATTGGGATATCGTTATTAAGATTTTCTAAGAATAAGACTAAAAAAATTAATTAACTCGAATTTCTGCATAAACTATTCTGTATTTAAACGTGTTACATAGAGACGAGCAATTAGTATGTAAATTAGTTGAAGAAGGTTTTTACAAAAGAATGAAGAATTAGATAATAAGTTGTGTTCAGATGAATTTAGGAGATGAGCTATGTTAATCAGAGATATGAACTTATCAGATATCGACAGAGTCAGATCTATTGCATTTGCTACTTGGAGAGAAACGTATATTGGGTTTATTCCAGAACCTATTCAAGATAAAGTTTTAAAGGACGCTTACTCTAATGATGAGATGGATAATCGTTTTAAATCCTCTCTAAATTTGATTGCTGAAAATGATGAGGGGATAGTTGGATATGCCTTTTTCAAAGGGGCTTTGTCAGATAAAGACGT encodes:
- a CDS encoding YjdJ family protein, translated to MSFRIIVQLFVALMVFIISTLVAWYEGSQIRNVSWEWKYTTIFSEMLNGPVKQASDILTIDYFIFAAKFFPTFPLLMLLSGTYLLILIGYSLLKQNNKKFSYFLTCIGVLFLILGGLFSNSPTYGLKIFFYSFIFIGISSIGISLLRFSKNKTKKIN
- a CDS encoding putative quinol monooxygenase codes for the protein MNKFSLFGKFLVQEGELNKMVDILLEAAESMKKLDECEIYLVNTSENEPNSVYVYEVWSNENAHKASLELEATQTLIKRAKPIITGVERISTLKTRGGKGIS
- a CDS encoding shikimate kinase → MTVGQELAKVTGLKLFHNHMTIDLLEPLFGFSPEMWRLTHLFRKEIFNAFSKSTNDGMIFTKVWYFDQKEDWEDIENMCQTVSTHGADIYFVELEANVEERLKRNKTPHRLEYKPTKRNIEQSEQHLIGTLESNRLNSKKGEIEKENYIRIDNTYLSAEEVAQIIKKEFKL